A genome region from Leptodactylus fuscus isolate aLepFus1 chromosome 6, aLepFus1.hap2, whole genome shotgun sequence includes the following:
- the LOC142209366 gene encoding keratin, type I cytoskeletal 42-like — MQMLNERLSSYLDKVSALEQENAQLERKICEWYANNAPSSLPDSSQYFRMISELQNQIAGATLENARIILQIDNARLAADDFRDKYEMELSMRNNAEADVNALRRVLEGLNRETCDLQMEVQNLEEELQEMKRNHEEEVNCLRAQLGARINVELNAAPSIDLNRALSEIRDEYENLMERNLRDAENMFRQRSEELNRQVASGSEQLQSVQTEVIELKRTVQTLEIELQSQLSMTSALESTLAETEATYGSQLAQIQAMINSVECQLGQIRSDLERQNQEYKILMDQKTHLEMEIATYKRLLDGHDIHVSEHHMSSGNHGSHHKIVHHTAEHGHEPKC; from the exons ATGCAGATGTTGAACGAGCGCTTGTCTTCCTACTTAGACAAAGTGAGTGCTCTTGAACAGGAGAATGCCCAACTGGAGCGAAAGATCTGTGAATGGTATGCTAATAATGCCCCCAGCTCATTGCCTGACTCAAGCCAATACTTTAGGATGATTTCAGAACTCCAGAACCAG ATTGCAGGAGCCACCTTGGAAAATGCAAGGATCATTCTGCAGATTGACAATGCAAGAttggctgctgatgacttccgtGACAA GTATGAGATGGAACTCAGCATGCGTAATAATGCTGAAGCTGATGTGAATGCTCTACGTAGAGTCCTGGAAGGACTTAACCGAGAAACTTGTGATCTCCAGATGGAAGTTCAAAACCTAGAAGAAGAATTACAGGAGATGAAAAGAAATCATGAAGAG GAAGTAAACTGTCTTCGTGCTCAACTTGGAGCAAGAATAAATGTGGAATTAAATGCTGCACCATCTATAGACCTAAATAGAGCCTTGTCCGAAATCCGAGATGAATATGAAAATCTGATGGAGAGAAACCTGAGGGATGCAGAGAATATGTTCAGGCAGAGG AGTGAAGAGTTGAACCGTCAGGTGGCTTCAGGTTCCGAACAACTTCAATCTGTTCAGACTGAGGTTATTGAGCTGAAACGCACTGTGCAGACCCTTGAGATTGAACtgcagagccaactgagcatg ACATCAGCCCTGGAAAGCACTTTGGCAGAGACTGAAGCAACTTATGGCTCTCAACTTGCCCAGATACAAGCAATGATCAATAGTGTGGAGTGTCAGTTGGGACAAATAAGATCAGATCTAGAACGTCAGAACCAAGAATACAAAATACTTATGGACCAGAAGACCCACCTAGAGATGGAGATTGCCACATACAAACGCCTCTTGGATGGCCATGATATTCA TGTTTCTGAACATCACATGTCATCTGGAAATCATG gATCTCACCACAAAATTGTCCATCACACCGCCGAGCATGGCCATGAACCCAAATGCTAA